Proteins from a single region of Paenibacillus sp. BIHB 4019:
- a CDS encoding polysaccharide deacetylase family protein, which translates to MKVLRKIGAAMGCMLIMVVFIRANGGGTADYISAIKQEKGMMTQLQESVLDENKAKLRAAVVAEAESRSIKPIDARIDRVWKAIPGYNGLEVDVDATVEKTIASGALSPILYVYKETSPRIKLADLGPLPVYKGNPNKKMVSLMINVAWGNEYITPILKTLNKEEVKATFFLDGSWLKKYPEIAKQIQAEGHEMSNHAYTHPKMSELSRNDAYLQISRTEDLLKSTLGVTNKWFAPPSGDFNQMTVQVAAEQRLRTVLWTIDTVDWTKPGADWIIRRISSRLEPGALILMHPTASSRDALTGMIREIKRQGYTLGPVSETLSEARIPAAVEPQP; encoded by the coding sequence ATGAAGGTGCTGAGAAAAATAGGGGCAGCCATGGGCTGTATGCTGATTATGGTGGTGTTCATTCGCGCGAATGGAGGAGGTACGGCGGACTATATCAGCGCAATTAAACAGGAAAAAGGCATGATGACGCAGCTGCAAGAGTCGGTTTTGGATGAAAATAAAGCAAAGCTGCGCGCTGCTGTCGTAGCAGAAGCCGAGAGCCGCTCCATTAAGCCTATCGATGCCCGGATTGACCGCGTATGGAAGGCTATTCCCGGCTACAATGGGCTGGAGGTGGATGTCGACGCCACGGTGGAGAAGACGATTGCATCGGGCGCCCTTTCGCCGATTTTATATGTATACAAGGAGACGTCTCCACGTATTAAGCTTGCTGATTTAGGGCCGCTTCCGGTATACAAAGGCAATCCAAACAAAAAAATGGTATCGCTAATGATTAATGTTGCGTGGGGCAATGAATACATAACGCCAATCCTTAAAACCTTGAACAAGGAAGAGGTAAAGGCAACTTTTTTTCTAGATGGCTCGTGGCTGAAGAAATATCCGGAAATCGCCAAGCAAATTCAAGCGGAAGGGCATGAAATGTCCAATCATGCGTATACGCATCCCAAGATGAGCGAGCTTAGCCGAAATGATGCTTATTTGCAAATTTCCCGTACGGAGGATTTGCTCAAATCGACGCTTGGCGTGACGAATAAATGGTTTGCCCCGCCTTCGGGCGATTTTAACCAAATGACGGTGCAGGTGGCGGCGGAGCAGAGGCTTCGCACAGTGTTATGGACAATTGATACGGTCGATTGGACCAAGCCGGGAGCCGACTGGATCATTCGGCGCATTTCGTCGCGGCTGGAGCCAGGCGCACTTATTCTGATGCATCCGACAGCGTCCTCGCGCGATGCTTTAACCGGAATGATTCGTGAAATTAAACGCCAGGGCTATACGCTTGGCCCCGTTAGCGAGACGCTTTCGGAGGCGCGGATACCTGCTGCTGTTGAGCCGCAACCATAA
- the pnp gene encoding polyribonucleotide nucleotidyltransferase: protein MILGGRKLVLETGRLAKQANAAVTVRYGDTVVLCTVTASKGPKDLDFFPLTVNYEERLYAVGKIPGGFIKREGRPSEKAILSSRLTDRPIRPLFPEGFRNDIQIANIVMSVDQDCSPEMAAMIGTSAALAISDVPFNGPIGGVSVGRVDGQFVIIPTVEQEQKSDIFVVVAGTKDAIMMVEAEANEVPEDVMLEAIMFGHDEIKKIVATIEQLQAIAGKEKMEVTLHAVNEEVNAAVRAFASARLVEAIRIPEKHERQDAIDAVNADTVAHFEEVYAETPELLGDVKEVLYDIVKEEVRRLITHEKIRPDGRAPEEIRPIECDVAILPRTHGSGLFTRGQTQALSICTLGPLGDVQILDGISPEETKRFMHHYNFPPFSVGEARPLRPPGRREIGHGALGERALSKVIPSEADFPYTIRLVSEVLESNGSTSQASICASTLAMLDAGVPIKAPVAGIAMGLIKDGEHFSILSDIQGMEDHLGDMDFKVAGTAEGVTAIQMDIKIDGIDRSILEQALEQAREGRMHILGKMTAIISEARPNLSQYAPKILTLRINPDKIRDVIGSGGKIINKIIEETGVKIDIEQDGMVYIASSNEEMNQKAKAIIEGIVKEVVIGEIYLGTVKRIEKFGAFVEILPNKDGLVHISQLANERVAKVEDVIAIGDQITVKVTEIDQQGRINLSRKAVLTPTVPAQ, encoded by the coding sequence ATGATTTTGGGTGGACGGAAGCTTGTATTGGAAACAGGCAGACTTGCGAAGCAAGCGAATGCTGCTGTAACTGTTCGTTATGGCGACACCGTTGTACTCTGTACAGTGACCGCTTCCAAAGGTCCAAAGGATTTAGATTTTTTCCCGCTTACGGTGAACTATGAAGAACGTCTTTATGCGGTTGGTAAAATCCCTGGTGGATTTATTAAACGTGAAGGACGCCCAAGTGAGAAAGCGATTTTGTCCAGCCGTCTGACGGACCGTCCGATTCGTCCGTTGTTCCCTGAAGGGTTCCGTAATGATATTCAAATCGCGAATATCGTCATGAGCGTGGATCAAGATTGCTCGCCTGAAATGGCTGCAATGATTGGTACTTCCGCAGCGCTGGCCATTTCTGATGTGCCATTCAACGGGCCGATCGGCGGCGTGAGCGTAGGTCGTGTTGATGGTCAATTCGTGATCATTCCAACGGTTGAGCAAGAGCAGAAAAGCGATATTTTCGTTGTAGTTGCTGGTACGAAAGATGCCATTATGATGGTGGAAGCAGAAGCAAATGAAGTTCCTGAAGACGTGATGCTGGAAGCGATTATGTTCGGGCATGATGAAATCAAGAAAATCGTTGCTACAATCGAGCAACTGCAGGCCATTGCCGGCAAAGAAAAAATGGAAGTAACGCTGCATGCAGTCAATGAAGAAGTAAATGCAGCTGTTCGCGCATTTGCATCTGCTCGTCTGGTAGAGGCGATTCGCATTCCCGAGAAGCATGAGCGTCAGGATGCCATTGATGCGGTTAATGCGGACACGGTTGCGCATTTTGAAGAAGTATATGCAGAGACGCCTGAACTGCTTGGCGATGTCAAAGAAGTACTTTATGATATCGTTAAAGAAGAAGTTCGCCGCCTGATCACACATGAAAAAATCCGTCCTGATGGCCGTGCGCCTGAAGAAATTCGTCCAATCGAATGTGATGTGGCGATATTGCCGCGTACACACGGATCTGGACTATTCACACGTGGACAAACCCAAGCACTCAGCATTTGTACGCTTGGACCGCTTGGCGATGTGCAAATTCTTGACGGCATTAGCCCGGAAGAAACGAAACGTTTTATGCATCACTATAATTTCCCGCCATTCAGCGTAGGCGAAGCAAGACCACTTCGTCCTCCAGGCCGTCGTGAAATTGGACATGGTGCACTCGGCGAGCGCGCTTTGTCGAAAGTTATTCCATCTGAGGCTGACTTCCCGTATACGATTCGTCTTGTATCCGAGGTGCTCGAATCCAATGGATCGACTTCCCAGGCTAGTATTTGTGCAAGCACACTTGCAATGCTGGATGCAGGCGTTCCGATTAAAGCTCCGGTTGCAGGTATTGCAATGGGTCTGATTAAAGATGGTGAACATTTCTCCATTTTGTCCGACATTCAAGGGATGGAAGATCATCTCGGCGATATGGACTTTAAAGTAGCGGGTACAGCAGAAGGTGTAACTGCCATTCAAATGGATATCAAAATTGACGGTATCGATCGTTCGATTTTGGAGCAGGCGCTTGAGCAAGCACGCGAAGGACGCATGCATATTCTAGGTAAAATGACAGCGATTATTTCGGAAGCTCGTCCTAACCTTTCCCAGTATGCGCCTAAAATTCTCACGCTTCGCATTAATCCGGACAAAATCCGTGATGTTATCGGCTCTGGCGGTAAAATCATCAACAAGATTATTGAGGAAACTGGCGTGAAAATCGATATCGAGCAGGATGGCATGGTTTACATTGCTTCTTCGAACGAAGAGATGAACCAAAAAGCCAAAGCGATTATCGAAGGTATCGTGAAGGAAGTTGTAATTGGCGAAATTTATTTAGGTACGGTAAAACGGATCGAGAAGTTCGGCGCATTCGTTGAAATTTTACCGAACAAAGATGGTCTTGTGCATATTTCCCAGCTGGCGAACGAGCGTGTCGCTAAAGTGGAAGATGTCATTGCAATCGGCGACCAAATTACAGTTAAAGTAACGGAAATTGATCAGCAGGGCCGTATTAACTTGTCCCGTAAAGCTGTATTGACGCCAACTGTACCAGCACAATAA
- the rpsO gene encoding 30S ribosomal protein S15 — translation MAITQERKQELIDTHKTHASDTGSPEVQVAILTENIVNLTQHFREHKKDHHSRRGLLKMVGQRRKLLRYLKNKDVSRYSALIEKLGLRR, via the coding sequence ATGGCAATTACACAAGAGCGTAAACAAGAATTGATTGATACGCACAAAACGCATGCGAGCGATACGGGTTCACCGGAGGTTCAAGTAGCTATCCTAACGGAAAACATCGTTAACTTGACGCAACATTTCCGGGAGCACAAGAAAGACCACCACTCCCGTCGTGGTTTGCTCAAGATGGTAGGTCAACGTCGTAAGCTGTTGAGATACCTTAAAAACAAAGATGTTAGCCGTTATAGCGCATTGATCGAAAAACTCGGCCTTCGCCGCTAA
- a CDS encoding bifunctional riboflavin kinase/FAD synthetase, with product MISLEYPAIELPEQLRNKSLSIAIGHFDGVHRGHRNVIEQVVAAAKRTGGLSAVMTFNPHPKEVLGRGDQYYNCLTPLAVKQSLFSELGVDLVLVVKFDHDFAAIMPEQFVDEVLRPLGAAQIVVGFDFNFGYKGQGNAATMKALCEPDIQVEIVEPLYDNGLKVSSTYIRLALNDGDIELATKLLGRPYELAGTVVHGDGRGSSIGFPTANVDVSLPYVMPRLGVFGISAVVLSKSYFGVLNHGMKPTFNKEDIRPVLEAHLFDFHQVIYDEPIKLQFHSFIRPEQRFSGVDELIRQIHADAEQAKRQFGVE from the coding sequence ATGATTTCATTGGAATATCCGGCAATTGAGCTGCCGGAACAGCTGCGAAACAAATCGCTTTCTATTGCAATTGGACATTTTGACGGTGTACATCGCGGACACCGCAATGTCATTGAGCAGGTCGTTGCCGCTGCCAAGAGAACCGGTGGATTGTCTGCGGTTATGACGTTTAACCCGCATCCAAAGGAAGTTCTGGGCCGTGGCGATCAATATTACAATTGTTTGACGCCACTTGCCGTCAAACAATCGCTATTCTCTGAATTAGGTGTCGATTTGGTGCTAGTCGTCAAATTTGACCATGATTTTGCAGCGATTATGCCGGAGCAGTTTGTTGATGAAGTGCTTCGCCCTTTAGGTGCAGCCCAAATTGTAGTTGGTTTTGATTTCAATTTTGGCTACAAGGGCCAAGGAAATGCTGCCACAATGAAGGCGTTATGCGAGCCGGACATTCAGGTCGAAATCGTTGAACCATTATATGATAATGGCTTGAAGGTGAGCAGTACTTACATTAGGCTGGCGCTTAACGACGGTGATATTGAGCTTGCGACCAAGCTGCTTGGCCGGCCCTATGAGCTAGCAGGGACAGTGGTACATGGCGATGGCAGAGGCAGCAGCATTGGCTTCCCGACAGCTAATGTGGATGTTTCCTTGCCATATGTTATGCCGCGCCTAGGCGTTTTCGGCATTTCAGCGGTCGTACTCAGCAAGTCGTATTTTGGCGTATTAAATCACGGGATGAAACCTACTTTTAATAAGGAAGATATTCGTCCTGTGCTGGAAGCCCATTTATTCGACTTTCATCAAGTTATTTACGACGAGCCCATTAAACTGCAATTTCATTCTTTTATTCGTCCTGAGCAGCGTTTTAGCGGTGTAGATGAGCTTATTCGGCAAATCCATGCGGATGCCGAGCAGGCGAAGCGGCAGTTTGGCGTCGAATAA
- the truB gene encoding tRNA pseudouridine(55) synthase TruB, which produces MDGIIAVWKPAGWTSHDVVAKVRRLLKMKRIGHTGTLDPMVTGVLPLCLGRATRVVEYVQERPKAYEAVIQLGLATDTEDLTGSVTQEQTGVQVTREDIIRVLRSFVGVIEQVPPMYSAVKVDGKRLYELAREGKTVERKSREVTIHQIELLDLELDLEFPRFSFSVVCSKGTYIRTLCVDIGQALGVPAAMAELTRTMSGGFTKEQCVSLEQIEALGTEGIGPFILPAELGIQHLPRVSVDAHSASLALKGQKLPLRLLAEELETEQPVRLFDENDLFIGIFEADHALSVLKPIKVFS; this is translated from the coding sequence ATGGACGGTATTATCGCAGTATGGAAGCCCGCTGGCTGGACCTCGCATGATGTCGTAGCCAAGGTGCGGAGACTGCTGAAGATGAAGCGTATCGGCCACACGGGGACGCTGGACCCGATGGTGACAGGTGTTCTGCCGCTATGTCTGGGCAGAGCTACTCGTGTAGTTGAATACGTGCAGGAGCGTCCCAAGGCATATGAAGCTGTTATCCAGCTTGGCCTTGCAACGGATACAGAGGATTTGACTGGCTCGGTTACGCAGGAGCAAACAGGTGTGCAGGTAACGCGTGAAGATATTATTCGCGTGCTGCGCAGCTTCGTTGGCGTTATCGAACAAGTTCCGCCGATGTATTCTGCTGTAAAGGTAGATGGAAAACGTTTGTATGAACTGGCACGTGAAGGCAAGACGGTAGAGCGCAAATCACGGGAAGTAACGATTCATCAAATTGAATTGCTCGATCTGGAGCTTGATTTGGAGTTTCCGCGTTTTTCGTTTTCGGTTGTCTGTTCAAAAGGAACGTATATCCGCACTTTATGTGTAGATATCGGCCAGGCGCTGGGTGTTCCAGCAGCGATGGCGGAGCTCACGCGGACGATGTCCGGTGGTTTTACGAAGGAGCAATGCGTAAGCCTAGAGCAGATTGAAGCTCTTGGCACGGAGGGAATCGGACCATTTATTTTGCCTGCTGAGCTGGGTATCCAGCATTTGCCTCGCGTTTCGGTCGATGCTCATTCGGCCTCGCTTGCCCTGAAAGGACAAAAGCTTCCGCTTCGCTTGCTTGCCGAAGAGCTTGAAACGGAGCAGCCGGTACGTCTTTTTGATGAAAATGATTTGTTTATTGGTATTTTCGAGGCCGATCATGCTTTATCAGTGTTGAAGCCTATCAAGGTGTTCTCGTAA
- a CDS encoding bifunctional oligoribonuclease/PAP phosphatase NrnA: MTAAAAYLQQLDDALAFMREGDDFLVVSHVQPDGDAISSTVVVGWLLEKLGKKSKLINESELPSRLAHLRSFDTIINYAEVQPSESFARVIAVDCADYRRMGKVESLFAAGVELLNIDHHPTNDGFGTVQLIRPNAAATVEILYDLIERAGISIDLECATAIYTGLITDTGGFRYSNTTPHVMNIASRMLSIGVPGHKLADLLLEKMTMSKLKLLQRCLSRLTFSDNQQIGWLYVNKDDFAETGAVSEDMEGIVNYALNIDGVEVGIMFKETEDGGVKASLRSAGTADVAAIAQSFGGGGHVRAAGCRIDAPLQEAIAQLVDAVRKALS, encoded by the coding sequence ATGACGGCTGCTGCGGCCTATTTGCAGCAGTTGGATGATGCACTTGCTTTTATGCGTGAGGGGGACGACTTTTTGGTCGTCTCCCACGTTCAACCAGATGGCGATGCCATTAGCTCGACGGTCGTCGTCGGCTGGCTGCTGGAGAAGCTTGGGAAAAAATCCAAGCTGATTAACGAAAGCGAGCTGCCTTCAAGGCTTGCTCATTTGCGCTCATTCGATACGATTATTAATTATGCTGAAGTACAGCCATCAGAATCGTTTGCTCGCGTTATTGCAGTCGATTGTGCTGATTATCGCCGGATGGGCAAAGTGGAAAGCTTGTTTGCTGCAGGCGTGGAACTGCTTAACATCGATCATCATCCGACTAATGACGGCTTTGGTACGGTTCAATTGATTCGTCCGAATGCAGCAGCTACGGTTGAAATTTTATATGATTTAATTGAACGCGCGGGCATTTCCATTGATTTGGAATGCGCGACGGCTATATATACAGGTTTGATTACAGATACTGGCGGTTTCCGCTACTCAAATACGACACCTCATGTGATGAATATTGCTTCCCGCATGCTGTCGATTGGTGTACCCGGTCACAAATTAGCCGATCTGCTGCTCGAAAAGATGACGATGTCAAAGCTGAAGCTTCTGCAGCGTTGTCTTAGCAGGCTTACTTTTAGCGATAATCAGCAAATTGGCTGGCTTTATGTCAATAAGGATGATTTTGCTGAGACAGGCGCTGTTTCGGAAGATATGGAAGGCATCGTCAATTATGCTCTGAACATTGACGGCGTTGAAGTCGGCATTATGTTTAAAGAGACAGAAGATGGCGGAGTGAAAGCCAGCTTAAGATCAGCAGGAACGGCCGATGTTGCCGCGATTGCCCAATCCTTTGGCGGCGGTGGACATGTACGCGCTGCTGGCTGCCGAATTGATGCGCCGCTTCAAGAAGCAATCGCCCAATTGGTCGATGCGGTCAGAAAGGCGTTGAGCTAA
- the rbfA gene encoding 30S ribosome-binding factor RbfA: MAKIRVGRVGEQIKKELSQIIQTEIKDPRVGFITVTGVETSNDLSQAKVYLSVLGSEEQKEETLKAIGRATGFIRSELGKRMRLRHTPVLIFKFDSSIEYGSRIEGILEEINGENKGS, from the coding sequence ATGGCTAAAATTCGTGTAGGTCGGGTAGGCGAGCAGATTAAAAAAGAGCTCAGCCAAATTATCCAGACGGAAATTAAAGATCCACGCGTCGGTTTTATTACAGTGACCGGCGTTGAAACGAGTAATGATTTGTCCCAAGCGAAAGTATATTTGAGCGTGCTGGGCAGCGAAGAGCAAAAGGAAGAAACGCTCAAAGCAATCGGCCGCGCAACAGGTTTTATCCGTTCTGAGCTTGGCAAGCGGATGCGTTTGCGTCATACGCCAGTACTGATCTTTAAATTCGACAGCAGCATTGAGTATGGAAGCCGAATTGAAGGAATCCTCGAGGAAATTAACGGGGAGAACAAAGGATCATGA
- the infB gene encoding translation initiation factor IF-2 gives MSSKEIITILKRLDMPVNNHMSVMENEMVNKVEGFFRDIKANAAAKRAKESSGATVSSTSQAPSKPAQPKPQPVSQQEAIKPELEASGLNNKKITQDRQEPMNSIKTTTQNNQQQRPSQSSPSSNRSAAPSGSRPAQGSGQSQSSSRPSQGGQTQNSRPSQGGQSQNSRPNQGSGQGNRPSSGGPSRPPASQGANRPSGTGPSRPAGDASRSTNGNANNKPGARKPGANQGQKRFEDGRPGGFGRNNNNNRGGRGRNQRNQPQVFREKIDNTPKKIIVRGTLTVGELAKLLHKDASEVIKKLIVLGVMATINQEIDMDAILLLAGEYGVEVEVKIPVEEDTFETVEETDEEADLLPRPPVVTIMGHVDHGKTTLLDAIRKTNVTGGEAGGITQHIGAYQIEANHKKITFLDTPGHEAFTLMRARGAQVTDITIIVVAADDGVMPQTVEAVNHAKAAGVPIIVAVNKIDKPDADADKIKQALTEYELVPEEWGGDTIFVNVSAKQRIGLEELLDMILLVAEVNDYKANPDKRARGTVIEAELDKGKGPVARVLVQHGTLKIGDAFVAGNCFGRIRAMVNDKGRRLKEAGPSTPVEITGLTEVPLAGDPFMVFEDERKARAIADRRAIKHRQSELGANSRVTLDDLYNHIKDGEIKDLNVIIKSDVQGSAEALKGSLAKIDIEGVRVKIIHSGVGAITETDINLASASNAIVVGFNVRPEPQADLAAQQEKVDVRMHRVIYNVIEEIEQAMKGMLDPIFKEVIIGHAEVRNVFKVSKVGAIAGSMITSGKITRSSEARIVRGGIVVFEGKIDTLKRFKDDVKEVAQGYECGITLERFSDFKEGDIIEAFVMESVER, from the coding sequence ATGAGCAGTAAAGAAATTATAACGATTCTTAAACGGCTGGATATGCCCGTTAACAACCATATGAGTGTGATGGAGAACGAAATGGTTAATAAAGTGGAAGGCTTTTTCCGCGATATTAAAGCTAACGCAGCAGCAAAGCGGGCGAAAGAGTCAAGCGGAGCAACTGTATCTTCTACTTCGCAAGCGCCATCTAAGCCTGCTCAGCCGAAGCCACAACCAGTATCACAGCAAGAAGCCATTAAACCGGAGCTCGAAGCTTCCGGATTAAACAATAAAAAAATTACGCAAGATAGACAGGAGCCTATGAATTCTATTAAAACGACAACGCAAAACAACCAACAGCAACGTCCGTCCCAATCGTCCCCAAGCAGCAACAGATCTGCAGCGCCTAGCGGCAGCCGTCCAGCGCAAGGTTCTGGCCAATCGCAAAGCAGCAGCCGTCCTAGCCAAGGAGGCCAAACGCAAAATAGCCGTCCAAGTCAAGGTGGCCAATCGCAAAACAGCCGTCCTAACCAAGGATCAGGCCAAGGCAACCGTCCAAGCAGTGGCGGTCCATCGCGTCCACCAGCTTCGCAAGGCGCTAATCGTCCATCCGGAACAGGTCCTTCCCGTCCCGCAGGCGATGCTTCAAGAAGCACCAACGGCAATGCGAATAATAAGCCAGGTGCAAGAAAACCAGGCGCAAACCAAGGGCAAAAACGGTTTGAAGATGGCAGACCAGGCGGTTTTGGCCGCAACAATAACAATAATCGCGGTGGCAGAGGACGCAACCAGCGCAATCAGCCGCAAGTATTCCGTGAGAAAATCGACAATACGCCGAAAAAAATCATCGTACGTGGTACGTTGACCGTTGGCGAATTGGCAAAACTGCTTCATAAAGATGCTTCCGAAGTCATTAAGAAGCTGATTGTTCTTGGCGTGATGGCTACCATTAACCAAGAAATCGACATGGATGCGATCCTTCTGCTTGCCGGTGAATATGGCGTAGAAGTAGAAGTGAAAATTCCGGTTGAAGAGGATACGTTCGAGACGGTAGAAGAGACGGATGAGGAAGCTGATCTATTGCCTCGCCCTCCTGTTGTTACGATCATGGGTCACGTTGACCACGGTAAAACAACATTGCTTGATGCAATTCGCAAAACGAATGTAACAGGCGGAGAAGCTGGCGGTATTACCCAGCATATCGGTGCTTACCAAATCGAAGCAAATCACAAAAAAATTACGTTCCTCGATACACCTGGTCACGAAGCGTTTACGCTGATGCGTGCCCGTGGTGCGCAAGTAACGGATATTACAATTATCGTTGTTGCAGCCGATGACGGCGTTATGCCGCAAACGGTAGAGGCAGTCAACCATGCGAAAGCAGCAGGCGTTCCTATTATCGTTGCGGTTAACAAAATCGATAAGCCAGATGCTGATGCCGATAAAATCAAGCAAGCTTTGACCGAGTATGAGCTGGTTCCGGAAGAGTGGGGCGGAGATACAATCTTCGTTAACGTTTCAGCGAAACAGCGTATCGGTCTGGAAGAGTTGCTCGATATGATTTTGCTTGTAGCGGAAGTAAATGATTACAAAGCTAACCCTGACAAGCGTGCACGCGGTACGGTCATCGAGGCTGAGCTGGATAAAGGTAAAGGTCCGGTTGCTCGTGTACTTGTACAGCATGGTACGCTCAAAATCGGAGATGCTTTCGTTGCAGGTAACTGCTTCGGTCGTATTCGGGCAATGGTTAATGACAAGGGCCGCCGCTTAAAAGAAGCTGGACCTTCCACACCAGTCGAAATTACTGGTTTGACAGAGGTTCCACTTGCTGGCGATCCGTTCATGGTATTTGAAGACGAGCGTAAAGCAAGAGCTATTGCTGATCGCCGTGCGATTAAGCACCGTCAATCCGAGCTTGGCGCGAACTCCCGCGTAACGCTTGACGATTTGTATAACCATATTAAAGATGGAGAGATCAAGGATCTCAACGTTATTATTAAATCCGACGTTCAAGGTTCGGCAGAGGCGCTTAAAGGCTCGCTCGCGAAAATTGACATCGAAGGCGTACGTGTCAAAATCATTCATAGCGGTGTAGGCGCGATTACCGAAACGGATATCAACCTGGCTTCTGCTTCGAATGCAATCGTTGTCGGCTTTAACGTTCGTCCTGAGCCGCAGGCTGATCTTGCTGCACAGCAGGAGAAAGTTGATGTTCGCATGCACCGCGTTATTTATAACGTAATTGAAGAGATTGAACAAGCGATGAAAGGGATGCTTGATCCAATCTTCAAAGAAGTAATTATCGGCCATGCCGAAGTCCGTAACGTATTTAAAGTAAGCAAAGTTGGAGCTATCGCTGGTTCCATGATTACTTCCGGTAAAATCACTCGTTCTTCTGAAGCGCGGATCGTACGCGGCGGCATCGTTGTTTTCGAAGGGAAAATCGATACGCTCAAACGCTTCAAGGATGATGTCAAGGAAGTTGCTCAAGGCTACGAGTGCGGAATTACGCTTGAGCGGTTTAGCGACTTCAAAGAAGGGGATATTATTGAAGCCTTCGTAATGGAGTCAGTAGAGAGGTGA
- a CDS encoding ribosomal L7Ae/L30e/S12e/Gadd45 family protein, whose product MNKGLSSLGMAMRAGKLVTGDEIVLKAVRKGEVHLVIIAGDASPNTKKKFQDKCSTYGVELAEAFDRDQLGKAIGKLDRVVLAVTDAKFGKMIAGHLNQNSEVDHIEQTTGQQGQ is encoded by the coding sequence ATGAATAAGGGCTTGTCCTCGCTCGGCATGGCCATGCGGGCCGGAAAATTGGTTACTGGCGATGAAATCGTGCTCAAGGCGGTACGTAAGGGAGAGGTGCATCTCGTCATTATTGCGGGTGACGCATCTCCAAATACGAAAAAAAAGTTTCAAGATAAATGCAGCACCTATGGGGTAGAGCTCGCCGAAGCGTTCGACCGCGATCAACTTGGAAAAGCTATAGGAAAGCTGGACCGAGTCGTACTGGCGGTAACTGACGCAAAGTTCGGAAAAATGATTGCGGGTCATCTGAATCAAAATTCGGAGGTGGATCATATTGAACAAACCACAGGACAGCAAGGACAATAA
- a CDS encoding YlxR family protein, which yields MRPRKVPLRKCVACQEMKPKKELIRVVRTPDEEILIDLTGKKAGRGAYLCGKVSCFKLAKKTKALDRALKQPVGVAIYDQLEQDFIAVEEEFLAEKERVSDEDE from the coding sequence ATGAGACCGAGAAAAGTGCCGCTGCGCAAATGTGTAGCCTGCCAGGAAATGAAACCGAAGAAAGAGCTTATTCGGGTCGTTAGAACGCCTGATGAGGAGATTCTAATTGATCTAACTGGCAAAAAAGCCGGTCGGGGCGCCTATTTGTGCGGGAAAGTCAGCTGCTTTAAGCTGGCCAAAAAAACAAAAGCACTGGATCGAGCTTTAAAGCAACCTGTTGGCGTAGCTATTTACGACCAGCTTGAACAGGATTTCATTGCGGTAGAGGAAGAGTTTCTGGCAGAAAAGGAGCGGGTAAGCGATGAAGATGAATAA